One genomic region from Augochlora pura isolate Apur16 chromosome 7, APUR_v2.2.1, whole genome shotgun sequence encodes:
- the LOC144472226 gene encoding uncharacterized protein LOC144472226 isoform X2 translates to MVGAGKASVMDRVTNVFCGSGGVAYTNLQSANNANTTPEKPSRSGPTSISNSTPIQSRMISRNRSKNVPLASGGTGGYVRPITWEQLMQDDHFLGKFFLYFNAIERRSLAQVCTRWRDILYARPRLWAGLVPVVRCREVRTMLPSSRTRLYASLVRRGFRSLVLLGAADKDIPQLIHGFPLAQRNVHSLSLRFCAVTDKGLEALLDHLQALFELELAGCNEITEAGLWTCLTPRIVSLSLSDCINVADEAVGAVAQLLPSLYEFSLQAYHVTDAALGYFNSKQSSALSILRLQSCWELTNHGVHNIVHSLPNLTVLSLSGCSKVTDDGVELIAENLPRLRSLDLSWCSRITDAALEYIACDLNQLEELTLDRCVHITDIGVGYISTMVSLSALFLRWCSQLKDLSLQHLCGMKSLQVLSLAGCPLLTSGELSRLIQLRHLHELELTNCPGTSQELFNYLREHLPRCLIIE, encoded by the exons GTGCGGGAAAGGCCAGCGTCATGGACCGCGTTACGAACGTGTTCTGCGGGAGCGGCGGGGTGGCCTATACTAATCTGCAGAGCGCGAACAATGCGAACACAACCCCGGAAAAGCCGAGCCGTAGCGGGCCGACGTCGATAAGCAACAGCACGCCGATACAGAGCCGCATGATATCCAGGAACCGATCGAAGAACGTGCCGTTGGCGAGCGGCGGGACCGGCGGCTACGTACGGCCGATCACGTGGGAACAGCTGATGCAGGACGACCATTTCCTCGGCAAATTCTTCCTCTACTTCAACGCGATCGAGAGGAGATCTCTGGCCCAG GTGTGCACAAGATGGAGGGACATACTCTACGCGCGACCTCGACTTTGGGCAGGCCTGGTACCGGTCGTCCGATGCCGAGAAGTCCGCACCATGCTACCCAGCTCGCGTACCCGCCTCTACGCTTCCTTGGTCAGAAGAGGGTTCCGTTCGCTGGTACTTCTTGGCGCAGCCGACAAGGATATCCCGCAGCTGATCCATGGATTTCCCCTCGCGCAACGAAACGTTCACTCATTGTCCCTGAGATTCTGTGCGGTCACCGACAAGGGCCTCGAGGCTCTTTTAGATCATTTGCAA GCGTTGTTCGAGCTTGAATTAGCCGGTTGTAACGAGATAACGGAAGCTGGCCTGTGGACCTGCTTGACACCTAGAATAGTATCGCTCTCTTTGTCGGATTGTATTAACGTGGCCGACGAAGCCGTCGGGGCTGTCGCTCAATTGCTGCCGAGCCTGTACGAGTTCTCCCTGCAAGCATACCATGTCACCGACGCCGCCCTCGGTTACTTCAACTCGAAGCAGAGCAGCGCCCTTAGCATCCTGAGGCTCCAGTCCTGTTGGGAGCTCACCAATCACGGTGTACATAACATTG TGCATTCCTTGCCGAATCTGACAGTGCTGTCGCTGTCAGGGTGCAGCAAAGTAACGGACGACGGTGTTGAGTTGATCGCAGAGAACTTGCCAAGACTACGTTCCTTAGATCTGAGTTGGTGCTCAAGGATTACTGACGCAGCCTTAGAATATATTGCCTGTGATTTGAATCAATTGGAGGAGCTTACATTGGACAG ATGTGTGCACATCACGGACATAGGCGTGGGCTACATCTCCACAATGGTATCACTGAGCGCATTGTTCTTGAGATGGTGCTCGCAACTTAAAGACTTGAGTCTTCAGCACTTGTGCGGCATGAAATCCTTACAAGTACTCTCCTTGGCAG GCTGTCCATTGCTCACGAGTGGCGAACTGTCCAGGCTGATTCAGCTGCGACATTTGCACGAGCTCGAACTAACCAATTGTCCAGGAACGTCTCAGGAATTATTCAACTATTTACGTGAACACCTGCCGCGCTGCCTAATCATCGAGTAG
- the LOC144472226 gene encoding uncharacterized protein LOC144472226 isoform X1, translated as MSSISAQGVVERASAELTKRINGLGLKASKHHGAGKASVMDRVTNVFCGSGGVAYTNLQSANNANTTPEKPSRSGPTSISNSTPIQSRMISRNRSKNVPLASGGTGGYVRPITWEQLMQDDHFLGKFFLYFNAIERRSLAQVCTRWRDILYARPRLWAGLVPVVRCREVRTMLPSSRTRLYASLVRRGFRSLVLLGAADKDIPQLIHGFPLAQRNVHSLSLRFCAVTDKGLEALLDHLQALFELELAGCNEITEAGLWTCLTPRIVSLSLSDCINVADEAVGAVAQLLPSLYEFSLQAYHVTDAALGYFNSKQSSALSILRLQSCWELTNHGVHNIVHSLPNLTVLSLSGCSKVTDDGVELIAENLPRLRSLDLSWCSRITDAALEYIACDLNQLEELTLDRCVHITDIGVGYISTMVSLSALFLRWCSQLKDLSLQHLCGMKSLQVLSLAGCPLLTSGELSRLIQLRHLHELELTNCPGTSQELFNYLREHLPRCLIIE; from the exons GTGCGGGAAAGGCCAGCGTCATGGACCGCGTTACGAACGTGTTCTGCGGGAGCGGCGGGGTGGCCTATACTAATCTGCAGAGCGCGAACAATGCGAACACAACCCCGGAAAAGCCGAGCCGTAGCGGGCCGACGTCGATAAGCAACAGCACGCCGATACAGAGCCGCATGATATCCAGGAACCGATCGAAGAACGTGCCGTTGGCGAGCGGCGGGACCGGCGGCTACGTACGGCCGATCACGTGGGAACAGCTGATGCAGGACGACCATTTCCTCGGCAAATTCTTCCTCTACTTCAACGCGATCGAGAGGAGATCTCTGGCCCAG GTGTGCACAAGATGGAGGGACATACTCTACGCGCGACCTCGACTTTGGGCAGGCCTGGTACCGGTCGTCCGATGCCGAGAAGTCCGCACCATGCTACCCAGCTCGCGTACCCGCCTCTACGCTTCCTTGGTCAGAAGAGGGTTCCGTTCGCTGGTACTTCTTGGCGCAGCCGACAAGGATATCCCGCAGCTGATCCATGGATTTCCCCTCGCGCAACGAAACGTTCACTCATTGTCCCTGAGATTCTGTGCGGTCACCGACAAGGGCCTCGAGGCTCTTTTAGATCATTTGCAA GCGTTGTTCGAGCTTGAATTAGCCGGTTGTAACGAGATAACGGAAGCTGGCCTGTGGACCTGCTTGACACCTAGAATAGTATCGCTCTCTTTGTCGGATTGTATTAACGTGGCCGACGAAGCCGTCGGGGCTGTCGCTCAATTGCTGCCGAGCCTGTACGAGTTCTCCCTGCAAGCATACCATGTCACCGACGCCGCCCTCGGTTACTTCAACTCGAAGCAGAGCAGCGCCCTTAGCATCCTGAGGCTCCAGTCCTGTTGGGAGCTCACCAATCACGGTGTACATAACATTG TGCATTCCTTGCCGAATCTGACAGTGCTGTCGCTGTCAGGGTGCAGCAAAGTAACGGACGACGGTGTTGAGTTGATCGCAGAGAACTTGCCAAGACTACGTTCCTTAGATCTGAGTTGGTGCTCAAGGATTACTGACGCAGCCTTAGAATATATTGCCTGTGATTTGAATCAATTGGAGGAGCTTACATTGGACAG ATGTGTGCACATCACGGACATAGGCGTGGGCTACATCTCCACAATGGTATCACTGAGCGCATTGTTCTTGAGATGGTGCTCGCAACTTAAAGACTTGAGTCTTCAGCACTTGTGCGGCATGAAATCCTTACAAGTACTCTCCTTGGCAG GCTGTCCATTGCTCACGAGTGGCGAACTGTCCAGGCTGATTCAGCTGCGACATTTGCACGAGCTCGAACTAACCAATTGTCCAGGAACGTCTCAGGAATTATTCAACTATTTACGTGAACACCTGCCGCGCTGCCTAATCATCGAGTAG